A region from the Desulfomarina profundi genome encodes:
- a CDS encoding delta-60 repeat domain-containing protein: MNYRLSIISIIFMSFFLFSTDLRGAVETIDTSFAEDGFVVRDFGIGDDEILAMTVQPDGKVLVAGYSSNGAVSEVTVSRYLPDGKPDTSFHSNGVFTYNLGSEDSTARSLALLEDGRIAVLSTGFDENPLLGLFILESDGYPDKTFGENGLQTLSVEGEKIVSADLKTDTDTAFFIGATVTGADFSRSFLFRLNAQGEEDGSFGENGVVTVDSNSESWLQSLLILQKDTILVGGAVDRDGSRQAALWQFTEDGSVDRMFAERGELLPEIGGVASTVRDLSVGLDGKVLLAGTSRDEQGSRAFVLCLNKDFSTDETFAEQGIFKSVLQHETEGLTVTTDDRGDVILAGITGSAGNRDVVLWTIPIRAGSGDIVGEKELPENSLVSSKIITDMAGTDDVGYVVTVLESGKVLVAGSTGKSGDRDFLLARYASGRTESDSRVGAGGEGVVTEEYRLQTLPVTDISHIGGISGGIITDTRTLSCESSCVAECGETETTCYTECLETCENRPTITLRGVSFSLKREPQYNADEEEEPATVENITSIFGKKVTKQSFLFNLVRSGQTEDGSGTGEYESIVTDVTPGMTYYLRAYAVLSDGKILYGNEVQFTTDDACFIATAAYGSPGDPCVAILRVFRDSFLMTNAFGRKLVATYYHLSPVAASVIQQSKILRFAVRILLYPFVLFALFMVKTPLLIKYTIIVIAVVSAGIVLVRRNRT; encoded by the coding sequence ATGAATTACAGACTGAGCATTATATCAATCATTTTCATGTCGTTTTTCCTCTTTTCAACAGATCTCAGGGGAGCTGTTGAAACAATAGATACAAGTTTTGCTGAAGACGGGTTTGTTGTCAGGGATTTCGGCATTGGGGATGACGAGATTCTTGCAATGACAGTGCAGCCGGACGGCAAGGTTCTTGTCGCCGGATACAGCAGTAATGGCGCTGTCAGTGAAGTTACTGTTTCCCGTTACCTGCCTGATGGAAAACCGGATACTTCTTTTCATTCTAACGGGGTGTTTACTTATAACCTGGGGAGTGAAGACAGTACCGCACGTTCCCTGGCACTGTTGGAAGACGGCAGGATTGCCGTGCTCAGTACAGGTTTTGACGAAAATCCGCTTCTGGGCCTTTTTATTCTGGAGTCAGATGGCTATCCCGATAAAACGTTTGGGGAAAATGGCCTGCAGACACTTTCCGTTGAAGGTGAAAAGATAGTCTCGGCCGACTTGAAAACAGATACCGACACTGCTTTTTTTATTGGTGCAACGGTGACTGGAGCTGATTTTTCCCGTTCTTTTCTTTTTCGTCTGAATGCACAGGGTGAAGAGGATGGAAGTTTTGGTGAAAACGGTGTTGTTACCGTCGATTCTAATTCCGAGTCATGGCTTCAGTCTCTCCTGATTCTGCAAAAAGATACAATTCTTGTGGGCGGGGCAGTTGACCGGGATGGTTCCCGGCAAGCAGCCCTCTGGCAATTTACTGAGGATGGCAGTGTTGACCGGATGTTTGCTGAGCGGGGTGAGTTGCTGCCGGAAATCGGTGGTGTTGCTTCTACTGTCAGGGATCTATCCGTTGGCCTGGATGGAAAGGTTCTTCTTGCCGGAACCAGCAGGGATGAACAGGGCAGTCGTGCTTTTGTTTTATGCCTGAATAAAGACTTCAGCACTGATGAGACTTTTGCTGAACAGGGAATTTTCAAAAGTGTCCTGCAGCATGAGACAGAGGGACTTACTGTTACGACAGACGACCGTGGAGATGTGATACTTGCCGGGATAACAGGATCTGCTGGAAACAGGGATGTTGTCCTGTGGACAATACCGATACGGGCAGGCAGTGGGGATATTGTCGGGGAAAAAGAATTGCCGGAAAACAGTTTGGTTTCTTCGAAGATTATCACCGATATGGCCGGCACGGATGATGTCGGTTATGTGGTGACTGTTCTTGAATCGGGGAAGGTACTGGTTGCGGGATCGACCGGAAAATCAGGGGACAGGGATTTTCTGCTGGCCCGTTATGCTTCCGGCAGGACAGAGTCTGATTCCCGGGTTGGAGCTGGGGGCGAGGGCGTAGTCACAGAAGAGTATCGTCTGCAGACCTTACCGGTAACCGATATTTCCCACATTGGAGGTATCAGCGGTGGAATCATCACCGACACCCGGACCCTTTCCTGCGAGAGCTCGTGTGTTGCAGAATGTGGAGAAACTGAAACAACATGTTATACTGAATGCCTTGAAACATGCGAAAACCGACCGACCATTACATTACGGGGGGTCAGTTTCAGTTTAAAAAGGGAGCCGCAATACAACGCAGATGAGGAAGAAGAACCGGCAACCGTCGAAAACATAACTTCAATATTCGGGAAAAAAGTCACGAAACAGTCCTTTCTCTTTAACCTGGTTCGCTCGGGTCAGACCGAGGATGGTAGCGGGACAGGTGAATATGAAAGTATAGTCACTGATGTAACTCCTGGAATGACCTATTACCTTCGTGCCTATGCTGTTCTGTCTGATGGTAAAATCCTGTATGGAAATGAAGTGCAGTTCACAACGGATGATGCCTGTTTCATTGCCACTGCAGCCTATGGTTCACCGGGAGACCCGTGTGTGGCGATTCTCCGTGTTTTTCGTGATTCTTTTCTCATGACAAATGCATTCGGCAGGAAACTGGTTGCCACCTATTATCACCTGTCTCCTGTTGCCGCATCAGTAATACAACAGAGCAAAATCCTGCGGTTTGCCGTTCGGATTCTTTTGTACCCCTTTGTTCTTTTTGCCCTGTTTATGGTGAAAACGCCCCTGTTGATAAAATATACGATTATTGTAATTGCAGTTGTGTCCGCCGGGATTGTTCTCGTGCGGAGAAATAGAACCTGA
- a CDS encoding type IV pilus modification PilV family protein gives MPDRTYAIENRQNCAGFTLLEVMIAVAIMAIALVSLYGSQSMGLSYAIEARFYSVAASLAETKMAELQSGVTGSAQVNGDFGEKYPGYTWQVSIDEVALREIVASAAPWKKLEKIDLQVQQNGSPYSYTLRYYRATGHE, from the coding sequence ATGCCGGACAGAACATATGCCATTGAAAACCGACAGAACTGTGCCGGTTTTACCCTGTTGGAAGTAATGATAGCAGTGGCTATTATGGCCATTGCCCTTGTTTCCCTGTATGGATCCCAGTCAATGGGGTTGTCCTATGCAATAGAAGCACGTTTTTACTCGGTTGCTGCTTCGCTCGCCGAGACAAAAATGGCGGAATTGCAATCCGGAGTAACCGGCTCTGCCCAGGTAAATGGTGATTTCGGAGAAAAATATCCCGGATATACGTGGCAGGTTTCAATTGACGAGGTTGCACTGCGCGAAATTGTTGCTTCCGCTGCTCCGTGGAAAAAACTGGAGAAAATTGATCTCCAGGTGCAACAAAATGGCTCGCCATACAGCTATACGTTGAGATATTACCGGGCCACAGGGCATGAATAG
- the gspG gene encoding type II secretion system major pseudopilin GspG, producing MKKQRINEHVRVLGDYRGFTLIELLVVLVIIGILAGYIGPKLMGHPEEAKRTKAALQIQSLETALKMYKLDNDVYPSTDQGLQALVEPPSIGKLPPKWKPGGYLEKSKVPLDPWGNEYVYLSPGVHGDIDISSYGQDGEEGGEGDARDINNWDIE from the coding sequence ATGAAAAAACAGAGAATAAATGAGCATGTCAGAGTGTTGGGAGATTACAGGGGATTTACCCTTATTGAATTGCTGGTGGTCCTTGTTATTATTGGTATTCTGGCTGGTTATATTGGCCCCAAACTGATGGGCCATCCGGAAGAGGCCAAGCGGACCAAAGCTGCTCTTCAGATCCAGAGTCTGGAAACTGCTCTCAAAATGTATAAGCTTGACAATGATGTGTACCCTTCAACGGATCAGGGATTGCAGGCCCTGGTGGAACCACCTTCCATAGGAAAACTTCCTCCGAAATGGAAGCCTGGCGGCTACCTGGAAAAATCAAAAGTTCCTCTTGATCCCTGGGGGAATGAATATGTTTATCTCAGTCCCGGAGTGCACGGAGATATTGACATAAGTTCTTATGGCCAGGACGGAGAAGAGGGAGGGGAGGGTGATGCGCGGGATATCAATAACTGGGACATCGAGTAA
- the gspF gene encoding type II secretion system inner membrane protein GspF: protein MSLFFTFLFFWHDEFVIDITNIMPVYEYKCLDRKGKTSKGIIDAESESTARIKLRSSGLYPVFIGEADGRREAGGGKEKTFSIFSRIGSDEISVMTRQLATLLGAGVPMVQALDSLVEQTANKALQRVLAQIKVSVNEGNTLSSALMDHPKLFSSIYANMVRAGEASGSLDIVLEKLADFSEKQEALRGRLRAALVYPVFMAVIGSAILFVLLTYIVPNITKVFADMDKVLPMPTLFLLGVSGFLRAYWWVVAGAGAAGVFGIRWLLGRPYGRRVWDLLKLKVPIIGPVVRKIILARFASTLESLLGSGVELVTSMGIVRTLVNNVHIDEVLDETVSQIQKGQNIADSLSSSRWFPPMFVQMIAVGEQSGNLENMLGKMAKSYEREVDTAVQAMTSLLEPIMIVVMGAAVGFVVLSILLPIFEMNQMVG from the coding sequence ATGTCCCTGTTTTTTACGTTCCTTTTCTTCTGGCATGATGAGTTTGTAATTGATATAACAAATATTATGCCTGTATATGAATATAAATGTCTCGACAGAAAAGGAAAGACATCAAAGGGAATTATCGATGCTGAAAGTGAATCAACCGCTCGAATCAAATTACGTTCTTCAGGATTGTATCCGGTTTTCATCGGAGAAGCGGATGGCAGGCGGGAAGCAGGCGGCGGAAAAGAAAAAACTTTCAGTATTTTCAGCCGGATCGGTTCAGATGAAATAAGTGTCATGACCCGGCAGCTCGCCACCCTGCTCGGAGCTGGTGTTCCAATGGTCCAGGCTCTGGATTCTCTGGTGGAGCAGACCGCCAACAAAGCCTTGCAAAGAGTTCTGGCTCAAATAAAAGTTTCGGTAAATGAAGGAAACACGCTCAGCAGCGCTCTCATGGATCATCCGAAACTGTTTTCTTCCATTTATGCCAACATGGTGCGGGCGGGTGAGGCATCGGGTTCTCTTGATATCGTCCTTGAAAAGCTGGCGGATTTCAGTGAAAAGCAGGAAGCGCTCAGGGGACGTTTACGTGCTGCTCTTGTGTATCCTGTATTTATGGCGGTTATCGGCAGTGCAATTCTGTTTGTGCTGCTGACCTATATTGTTCCTAACATCACAAAAGTTTTTGCTGATATGGACAAGGTTTTGCCCATGCCCACCCTCTTTCTTCTTGGCGTAAGCGGCTTTTTAAGAGCATACTGGTGGGTGGTGGCTGGAGCCGGAGCAGCAGGAGTTTTCGGCATACGCTGGCTGCTTGGCCGGCCCTATGGCCGCCGTGTCTGGGATTTGCTTAAATTGAAAGTTCCAATCATCGGTCCAGTAGTCCGAAAAATCATTCTCGCCCGGTTCGCTTCAACCCTGGAGAGTCTTCTGGGGAGTGGCGTTGAACTGGTGACTTCAATGGGAATTGTTCGCACACTTGTTAATAATGTCCATATTGATGAGGTTCTTGATGAAACTGTATCACAGATTCAAAAAGGTCAGAATATTGCGGATTCTCTTTCATCTTCCCGGTGGTTTCCGCCAATGTTTGTGCAGATGATTGCTGTGGGCGAGCAGAGCGGCAATCTGGAGAACATGCTCGGCAAGATGGCCAAATCCTATGAGCGTGAAGTTGACACAGCGGTTCAGGCCATGACTTCACTTCTTGAACCGATTATGATTGTTGTGATGGGGGCCGCTGTAGGATTTGTTGTGCTCTCGATACTGTTACCGATTTTTGAGATGAATCAGATGGTTGGATGA
- a CDS encoding PulJ/GspJ family protein, with translation MKICPGNKGFTLIELLLAIFIFGLVISTVYSVYHATFLVVNTTGEKMEVAGRARVALERIHEDLFSLFLGKAGFFSGEHHENSGMDSDGLSFFSSLHISFKKGEEGSGTALIEYFVEEDGKTGLLNLYRSDRVFLPGIKMEKEKRQKYLLCDRLKGVRFLYYDVDGVQHDEWHSDGEQTVDDEKNKFPAMVSIALRFDNSAADDDVTVFTTAVALQRKK, from the coding sequence TTGAAAATCTGTCCAGGTAATAAGGGGTTTACCCTGATTGAACTGCTTCTGGCGATTTTTATCTTTGGGCTTGTTATTTCAACTGTCTATAGTGTGTATCATGCGACATTTCTCGTTGTTAACACTACTGGAGAAAAAATGGAAGTCGCCGGCAGGGCGCGGGTGGCACTTGAACGCATACATGAAGATCTTTTTTCCCTGTTCTTGGGAAAGGCTGGATTTTTTTCAGGAGAACACCATGAAAATTCCGGTATGGACAGTGACGGACTCTCATTTTTTTCATCTCTTCATATCAGTTTTAAAAAGGGAGAGGAGGGCAGTGGAACTGCCCTGATTGAATACTTTGTTGAAGAGGATGGAAAAACGGGACTTTTGAATTTATACCGTTCAGACAGGGTTTTTTTGCCCGGAATCAAGATGGAAAAGGAAAAAAGACAGAAATACCTGCTCTGTGACCGGCTGAAAGGTGTTCGCTTTTTATACTATGATGTTGACGGTGTGCAGCATGATGAATGGCACAGCGACGGGGAACAGACTGTTGATGATGAAAAGAACAAATTTCCGGCAATGGTTTCAATTGCTCTGCGTTTTGATAACTCCGCTGCCGATGATGATGTTACAGTTTTCACAACCGCTGTTGCCCTGCAGAGGAAAAAATGA
- a CDS encoding ExeA family protein: protein MSTPHQEALAHLLYGTENDGCIVLLTGDVGTGKTTLCRCMVDRLPEHTEYALVLNPSLTITELLKTICEEFGVSAPSHPVSNKVYIDLLNRYFLTAHAAGKNCILIIDEAQNLELDVLEQLRLLTNLETDNQKLLKIVLLGQSELRDTLRGEQLAQINQRITTRYHLHPLPADEVKNYINHRIVLAGGPGISLFSRKAIHHIIVSSRGIPRIINLICNQALLGAYAGSKERVTATIAKTAAGEVLKGPPAPLSSRQRPVVITLFLVLLACLVLFFFMTGKINSVATLFSQNTSWISAQKNPDNIQDNMQKTSTTKGK from the coding sequence ATGAGCACGCCACACCAGGAAGCCCTGGCTCATCTTCTTTACGGAACAGAAAATGACGGATGCATCGTACTGCTTACGGGAGATGTGGGTACAGGTAAAACAACCCTGTGCCGGTGTATGGTGGATAGACTTCCTGAACACACCGAATATGCACTTGTTTTAAATCCCAGTCTCACGATTACAGAGCTTTTGAAAACAATATGCGAAGAATTCGGGGTATCGGCTCCATCCCACCCTGTTTCCAATAAGGTCTATATTGATCTCCTTAATAGATATTTCCTGACCGCCCATGCAGCAGGTAAAAACTGTATTCTTATAATTGACGAAGCCCAGAATCTTGAACTGGATGTGCTGGAGCAACTCCGTCTCCTGACAAACCTGGAAACAGATAACCAAAAGCTGTTGAAAATTGTGCTGCTGGGGCAATCGGAACTCCGCGACACGCTCAGGGGCGAACAACTTGCCCAGATCAATCAACGCATCACCACCCGCTACCATCTTCATCCTCTTCCCGCGGATGAAGTAAAAAATTATATCAACCATAGAATCGTGCTCGCCGGTGGTCCCGGAATTTCACTTTTTTCGCGAAAAGCAATTCATCACATAATTGTATCTTCCCGGGGAATACCGAGAATAATCAACCTGATCTGCAACCAGGCCCTCCTGGGTGCTTATGCCGGTTCAAAAGAACGTGTTACTGCAACAATCGCAAAAACAGCAGCAGGTGAAGTGCTGAAAGGGCCACCAGCTCCTCTATCCTCAAGGCAGCGCCCTGTTGTTATAACACTTTTCCTTGTTCTCCTGGCCTGCCTGGTATTATTTTTTTTCATGACCGGAAAGATAAATAGTGTTGCAACACTGTTCTCCCAAAATACTTCATGGATCTCCGCTCAGAAAAATCCAGATAATATCCAGGATAACATGCAAAAGACGTCGACAACCAAGGGAAAATGA
- a CDS encoding pilus assembly FimT family protein has protein sequence MVRGDSCVRGFTLIEMIVVLALISIMLFIGLPAFRDNLFDSSLKSTSRKVIGFVKGVRELAVRERQSYYLYIDMIDQTLRFSQDSDKPVWLEPMAYSKQTQQIPTMPDSEKEAKREKTGHQDQLVFPDGVRIFEVQTADSGKIAEGEKKIWISQKGYMEQMVLHLEDRNKKIFSLHFQPFLENVTIYETYTPIP, from the coding sequence ATGGTGCGGGGAGATTCCTGTGTAAGAGGATTTACCCTGATCGAAATGATTGTTGTACTCGCCCTTATCAGCATCATGCTGTTTATCGGTTTACCTGCATTTCGTGATAATCTGTTTGACAGCAGTTTGAAATCGACTTCAAGAAAGGTCATTGGTTTTGTAAAGGGTGTGCGTGAGTTGGCTGTTCGGGAGAGACAATCGTATTATCTCTATATTGATATGATTGATCAAACCCTTCGCTTTTCACAGGATTCGGATAAACCGGTATGGCTGGAGCCGATGGCCTATTCAAAACAGACTCAGCAAATTCCAACTATGCCGGATTCAGAAAAGGAGGCGAAAAGAGAAAAAACCGGCCACCAGGATCAACTTGTTTTTCCTGATGGAGTACGGATTTTTGAGGTTCAGACTGCAGATTCAGGGAAAATTGCGGAAGGAGAAAAAAAGATATGGATCAGTCAAAAAGGATATATGGAACAGATGGTTCTGCACCTGGAAGACAGAAATAAAAAAATATTCAGTCTGCATTTCCAGCCTTTTCTGGAAAATGTCACTATCTATGAAACATATACCCCCATTCCCTGA
- a CDS encoding general secretion pathway protein GspB, translating into MSYILNALKKSAAKRQHDEKHSYDFIRDPLPISLPFDFSEFGRPVFLSCLILILSISFGTWFYKSSSPEQKEQVEQGHQETANMTPRVSTVKLSKLTITSLAWKGKTPTDPLEKPPQKIAQILPHQIPDRAELPVTTKDTFPQLHFAGHAWSTVPSKRMIIINNAILREGDRIDPQLRLMEITRRGVILEQGEKKFRIELE; encoded by the coding sequence ATGTCATATATTCTGAATGCATTAAAAAAGTCGGCAGCAAAAAGACAACATGATGAAAAGCACAGTTACGATTTCATACGTGACCCCTTACCGATTTCCCTGCCTTTTGATTTTTCGGAATTTGGCAGGCCTGTTTTTCTTTCCTGTTTAATACTCATTCTTTCCATCTCCTTTGGAACCTGGTTTTATAAATCCTCAAGCCCTGAACAGAAAGAACAGGTCGAACAGGGTCATCAGGAAACTGCGAACATGACTCCCAGGGTGTCAACCGTAAAGCTTTCGAAACTGACGATAACATCCCTCGCCTGGAAAGGTAAAACTCCAACCGATCCCCTGGAGAAACCGCCGCAGAAGATTGCTCAAATCCTTCCACACCAGATTCCGGATCGGGCAGAACTTCCTGTGACAACAAAAGATACATTTCCGCAACTCCACTTTGCCGGGCATGCCTGGTCTACTGTTCCTTCAAAACGTATGATTATTATTAATAACGCCATTCTCAGGGAGGGGGATAGAATTGACCCGCAGCTTCGGCTCATGGAAATCACCCGCCGGGGAGTCATCCTGGAACAGGGAGAGAAAAAATTCAGAATAGAACTTGAATAG
- a CDS encoding PilN domain-containing protein — MAEIIICLDITEDAITAVRVERQAKVLVIVECNSVSLHSLTLEEGLARLEKMVDLSSKGDSRLSLGGEFFSFRNLSLPFVDRKKIRQVLPYELESSSVVDPEKLHMDFLVSGTGGEEADIIAAVLEKDIFSGLLASLNAVGFDPDSVEIRSGRVALHLAGVLRGDCLFLDRYGSQVGLFFVRDGRIVLVRTLSLEPAGEKNGSDRGELFIRRLKQTLIAARLTQSQKNAFTICFFGDSSDLDDALSRFADSEGVEVKKYCLTDQPLIKIDPSLRKRYNSEVMDAAFSLAIKEKGKNSLLNFRRDEFRKTKGSVPFRGMYLKMGVFLLIVLAVAGAYLGYDYRVTSGRHTVLKQQIVSVFKETLPRVKRVVNPVRQLQAEINELKKTYKNNEFASGYGIVPLLAEISARIPPSYPIEVRRMVIDTDMVRMNGTTTDFNTVDNIQKELEKSSYFQDVIISSASQDTDGKGVRFELRLNLFYRDR; from the coding sequence ATGGCAGAAATAATTATTTGTCTTGATATTACCGAAGATGCCATTACCGCCGTTCGGGTTGAAAGGCAGGCAAAGGTTCTTGTCATTGTTGAGTGCAATTCCGTCTCCCTGCACAGTCTCACCCTGGAAGAAGGGCTGGCCAGGCTGGAGAAGATGGTGGACCTGTCTTCCAAAGGAGATTCCCGGCTCTCCCTGGGTGGTGAGTTTTTCTCTTTTCGAAATCTGTCGTTACCTTTTGTTGACAGGAAAAAGATCCGCCAGGTTCTTCCCTACGAGCTTGAAAGTTCTTCTGTCGTGGATCCGGAAAAACTGCATATGGATTTTCTGGTTTCAGGAACCGGTGGAGAAGAGGCAGATATTATTGCGGCAGTATTGGAAAAGGATATTTTCTCCGGGCTGCTGGCCTCACTGAACGCTGTTGGATTTGATCCCGATTCAGTTGAAATCCGGTCCGGCAGGGTGGCACTGCATTTGGCAGGCGTGTTACGGGGAGATTGTCTGTTCCTGGACAGGTATGGTTCCCAGGTCGGGCTTTTCTTTGTACGGGATGGCAGAATTGTTCTTGTGCGGACATTGTCACTGGAACCCGCCGGTGAGAAAAATGGATCCGACCGGGGTGAACTGTTTATTCGCCGCTTAAAACAGACACTTATTGCAGCCCGCCTGACTCAATCGCAAAAAAACGCCTTTACTATCTGCTTTTTTGGGGACAGTTCCGATCTCGATGATGCTCTTTCCCGATTTGCCGACTCTGAGGGCGTGGAAGTTAAAAAATACTGCCTGACTGATCAGCCACTGATTAAAATCGATCCGTCCCTGCGGAAACGGTATAATAGCGAGGTAATGGATGCCGCTTTTTCACTGGCAATAAAGGAGAAGGGGAAGAACAGTCTCCTGAATTTCCGTCGCGATGAATTCAGGAAGACGAAAGGATCCGTGCCGTTCAGGGGAATGTATTTGAAGATGGGTGTTTTTCTTCTGATTGTCCTCGCTGTCGCGGGAGCATACCTGGGGTATGATTACCGGGTAACATCAGGTCGTCATACCGTACTGAAACAACAGATTGTTTCGGTTTTCAAAGAGACATTGCCCCGGGTCAAGCGGGTTGTGAATCCGGTCAGGCAGTTGCAGGCGGAGATCAATGAACTTAAAAAAACATATAAAAATAATGAGTTTGCAAGTGGTTATGGCATTGTTCCCTTGTTGGCGGAAATTTCTGCCAGAATTCCTCCTTCCTATCCGATTGAGGTCAGGCGGATGGTTATCGATACGGATATGGTCAGAATGAATGGGACAACAACCGATTTCAATACAGTGGACAATATCCAGAAGGAACTCGAGAAATCTTCTTATTTTCAAGATGTTATCATAAGCTCTGCCAGCCAGGACACGGATGGGAAAGGGGTTCGGTTCGAGTTGAGGCTGAACCTTTTCTACCGGGACAGATAG
- a CDS encoding type II secretion system minor pseudopilin gives MKGPAAGKSVFTDEKGMALLLTVMIVGLLVGITMMFHQKSWQNYRQADSYKTNSYLRTVAESGINIGTELLYKKKGEDPFDSFLDSWATLKEETFIPLFDKGRLQLVIEDLSGRLQINSLAKTGGTPGGQKKSGKKGGTSTAENLRKILYQLLLSGEFALQVEEDARDIVDAIVDWIDKDDNESDYGAESNYYQALDPPYECRNGPVETIEELLLVKGVTPILLFGDGKKRGLADFITVYGNDGRMNINTMDPLLVKSMDSQIGAELATAFDLFRKDKTNKEALADPGWYKKVSAWPGDVVLSEKLLTTKSSYFLLHSAGKDGSRSYYVTAVVRRNGDGTMEVVHRKVE, from the coding sequence ATGAAGGGACCGGCTGCAGGAAAATCCGTTTTTACGGATGAAAAGGGAATGGCCCTGTTGCTGACCGTAATGATCGTCGGTCTGCTTGTCGGTATCACCATGATGTTCCACCAGAAAAGTTGGCAAAATTATCGTCAGGCTGATTCCTACAAGACAAACAGCTACTTGAGAACTGTCGCCGAATCGGGAATCAATATCGGTACTGAACTGCTCTATAAAAAAAAGGGGGAGGATCCTTTTGATTCATTTCTTGACAGTTGGGCAACCCTGAAAGAAGAAACGTTCATCCCTCTGTTTGACAAGGGCCGCCTGCAGCTTGTTATTGAGGATCTGTCCGGCAGGTTGCAGATCAACAGCCTTGCCAAAACCGGTGGAACACCTGGTGGGCAGAAGAAATCCGGGAAAAAGGGTGGAACTTCGACGGCGGAAAACCTGCGAAAAATACTGTATCAGCTGTTGTTGTCCGGTGAATTTGCCTTGCAGGTGGAGGAGGATGCAAGAGATATTGTTGATGCCATCGTTGACTGGATAGACAAGGATGATAACGAGTCGGATTATGGCGCCGAGTCAAATTATTATCAGGCATTGGATCCGCCGTATGAGTGTAGAAACGGTCCTGTGGAAACAATTGAAGAGCTTTTGCTTGTGAAGGGTGTGACGCCGATCCTTTTGTTTGGAGACGGTAAAAAAAGAGGTTTGGCTGATTTTATTACCGTCTACGGTAATGACGGCAGAATGAACATTAATACCATGGATCCTTTGCTGGTCAAAAGTATGGATTCACAGATTGGAGCTGAACTGGCAACCGCTTTTGACCTGTTCAGAAAAGATAAAACCAACAAAGAAGCCCTCGCTGATCCCGGCTGGTATAAAAAAGTGTCAGCATGGCCCGGTGATGTTGTTTTAAGTGAAAAACTGCTGACAACAAAGAGCTCATATTTTTTACTTCACTCTGCAGGAAAAGACGGATCCCGCTCATATTATGTTACTGCTGTTGTCAGAAGAAATGGGGATGGAACCATGGAAGTGGTTCACAGGAAGGTGGAATAA
- the gspM gene encoding type II secretion system protein GspM, whose protein sequence is MRINYFQYLRQKSGIDSLDERDRKVLFWGAVFVCCFLVLQLGILPFWQARQHLGKSIVRKKEELVTIRRLQNEYRKLKAEEGGIYEKVKLRSTDFTLFTFLDTRAARVGVKKMIQYMKPSTEEGEGNLREFMVEMKLQGVGLKQLVEFLLAIESEKNVVAVKRIAIQENGARKGTLDVVLQVTTYELKAEK, encoded by the coding sequence ATGCGTATCAATTATTTTCAATATTTAAGGCAGAAGTCAGGTATTGACAGCCTTGATGAGCGCGACAGAAAAGTGCTTTTCTGGGGTGCTGTATTTGTCTGCTGTTTTCTGGTTCTGCAACTTGGTATTCTCCCTTTCTGGCAGGCCAGGCAGCACCTGGGGAAATCCATTGTACGCAAAAAGGAGGAGCTGGTCACCATACGGAGACTGCAGAATGAGTATCGTAAATTGAAAGCTGAGGAAGGTGGAATTTATGAGAAGGTAAAACTGCGTTCCACTGATTTCACCCTTTTTACCTTCCTGGACACACGGGCAGCGCGGGTCGGCGTAAAAAAGATGATTCAATATATGAAACCTTCCACCGAGGAGGGGGAGGGTAATCTGCGGGAATTTATGGTGGAAATGAAGCTGCAGGGAGTTGGTTTGAAACAACTGGTCGAATTTCTGCTGGCAATTGAATCTGAAAAAAATGTTGTGGCGGTCAAACGTATTGCTATCCAGGAAAATGGAGCGCGAAAAGGTACACTTGATGTCGTATTACAGGTAACAACCTATGAGTTGAAGGCTGAGAAATGA